The Cupriavidus necator N-1 DNA window CGAGCCGTCGGGCTGCGTCATGCCGTCCAGCGCAAAGCGCACCACCTGGCCGGGCATCAGGCCCAGCGCCGGCGTACGGTCCACGCCGGCCCGGCTTTCGGTGCTGAACTGGAACAGCATCTGCTCGCCCACGCACACGCCCAGCATCGGCTTGCTGGCGGCGGCCTGCACCACCGCCTCCTGCAGCCCGGACGCGCCCAGCGCCGACATGCAGTCGGGCATCGCGCCCTGGCCGGGCAGCACCACGCGGTCGGCCGAGCGGATGCCTTCGGGGGCATTCACCACGCGCACGTCCGCTTCCGGCGCCGCGGCACGCAGCGCCTGCGCCACCGAGCGCAGGTTGCCCATGCCGTAATCCACAATTGCTATGGTAGTCATGATTTCAAAACAGGCAACAATGTCTTCAGCCCGTCCACAATGAATTCCACGGCCAGCGCCGACAGGATCAGCCCCATCAGGCGCGTGCCGATATTGATGCCGGTGCGGCCGATGACCCGGGCAATCGGGTCGGCCGCGCGAAACACCAGGTACACCACCGCACCGATCACCACGCCCAGGCCGACCAGGATCAGCAACTGGTACCAGTGCTGGGTCTTGCCGGCATAGACGATCACCGTGCTGATCGAGCCCGGCCCGGTCAGCAGCGGCAGCGCCAGCGGCACCACCGCGATGCTGGACTTTACCTCGGCCTCGTCCTCTTCTTCCGGCGTGGCCTTGGTGCGGCTGGTCTGCGCGTTCAGCATGTTCATGGCCATCATGATCATGATGAGCCCGCCACCCACCTGCAGCGACGCCACCGAGATATTGAAGAACTCGATGATCTGCTGCCCCAGCAAGGCCGACACCGCCACCACGATCGCCACCGAAACCGATGCGATCTTGATGGTACGCAGCTTTTCCGCTTCCGTCTGCAGGCTGGTCAGGCTGATGAAGAACGGGATCGCCCCGATCGGGTTGATCAGCGCCAGCAGCGAAATAAACGACTTGAGCGTATCCATCGGTTGCGGGTCGCCAGCATCGCTGGCCAGGTTCAGGCTTGGAAGGTCAGCGGGCGCCGCAACCAGCCGGCACGCCTACCGTGGTGGAAAGGTCAGAGCGTACCCTTGGTCGACGGGATCGTGTTCGCCGCGCGCGGGTCCAGCTCCACCGCCATGCGCAGTGCCCGGCCAAAGGCCTTGAACACGGTCTCGCACTGATGGTGGGCATTGATGCCGCGCAGGTTGTCGATATGCAGGGTCACGCCCGCATGGTTGACGAAGCCGCGGAAGAACTCGATGGTCAGGTCCACATCGAAGCTGCCCACGCGCGCACGCGTGAACGGCACGTGGAATTCCAGGCCGGGGCGGCCGGAGAAATCGATCACCACGCGCGACAGGCATTCGTCCAGCGGCACATAGCTGTGGCCGTAGCGGGTGATGCCCTTCTTGTCGCCGATGGCTTTTGCCACGGCCTGGCCGAGCGTGATGCCCACGTCTTCCACCGTGTGGTGGTCGTCGATATGCGTGTCGCCGGTGGCTTCGACCTCCAGGTCGAACATGCCATGCCGGGCGATCTGGTCCAGCATGTGGTCAAGGAACGGCACGCCGGACGCCAGTTTCTGGCGGCCGCTGCCGTCGAGATTCAGGGAAACGCGAATTTGCGTTTCCGAAGTATTGCGGGTGACCTCTGCAACACGCATGGTGTTAATCCTGCAGCGACGCTGCGAATGCCTCAAGGAACTGCGCGTTTTCTTCGGGGGTGCTGACCGTGACGCGCAGACAATTGGCCAGCAACGGGTGCATTTTACTCACGTTCTTGATCAATACCTTGCGGGCCAGCAGCCGGTCGAACGTCTGTGCAGCATCCGGCACGCGCGCCAGCAGGAAATTGGCGGCGCTGGGGAACACCGTCACCCCCGCGTGGGCGGCCATGCCGTCGGCCACGCGGGTGCGTTCGGCGCGCAGCTGCGCGGCCTGTTCGTCCAGCACCGACACATGCTCCAGCGCGAACAGCGCTGTCGCTTCGGTCAGCACATTGACGTTGTAGGGCGGGCGCACCTTGTCGAGCTGCGACAGCCATTCCGGCGCGCCGGCCAGGTAGCCCAGCCGGATGCCGGCCAGGCCCAGCTTGGATACGGTTCGCATCACCAGCAGGTTGCCGAATTCCGTCAGGCGCGGCATCCAGCTGTGCTGCGCGAACGGCTGGTAGGCCTCGTCGACCACCACCAGGCTGTTGCAGACCTCGCCCTGGGCGGCGCGGACGATGGCCTCCATGTCGGCGGCATCGAACAGGTTGCCGGTCGGGTTGTTCGGGTAGGCCAGGTAAATGATGGCGGGCTGGTGCTCGGCCATCGCCGCCAGCATGGCGGCGCGGTCGAGCGTGAAGTCCGCGCGCAGCGGCACGCCGACGAACTGCAGGCCGGCGAACTGCGCCGACATCGCGTACATGACGAAGCCCGGCACCGGCGCCATCACCTTGGCGCCGGGCTTGGCCGCGGCCAGCGCCAGCATGCTGATGATCTCGTCCGAGCCATTGCCGAGCAACACATCCATGCCGGCGGGCACCTGCATCACGGTCTTCAGCTTCGCGCGCAGCGCTTCGCTGCTGGGCACCGGGTAGCGGTTCAGCGCAACCTCGCCCAGGCGCTCGGCCAGTTCGCGGCGCAGATCGGGCGGCAGCCGGTACGGGTTCTCCATCGCGTCAAGCTTGACCAGACCGTGCGAATCCGGCACGTGGTAGGCGCCCATGGCGCGTACGTCGTCACGGATGATGCGTTCGATCAGGGAGGGCTCTACGGCTGACATGGGAACTCCAAAGTTGGCTGCGTTATCAGGCAGCGTGGGTCAGTAGATCAACTGCGTTTGTTGAAACGATATTCCGCGCTGCGGGCGTGGGCCTGCAGGCCTTCGCCGTACGCGAGTTCGGCGGCGATCTGGCCGAGCATCTGCGCCCCGCCCTCGCTCACTTCGATCAGGCTCGAACGCTTCTGGAAGTCATAGACGCCCAGCGGCGAAGAGAAGCGCGCGGTGCGCGAGGTCGGCAGCACGTGGTTCGGGCCCGCGCAGTAATCGCCCAGCGACTCGCTGGTATAGGGGCCCAGGAAGATGGCGCCGGCGTGGCGGATCTTCTCGCTCCACTGGCGCGGGTTCTCGGCGGAGATCTCCAGGTGCTCGGGCGCGATCGCATTGGCGATCTCGCAGGCCTCTTCCATGTCGCGCACCTTGATCAGCGCGCCACGGCCGGAGATCGACGCGGCAATCACCTCGCGCCGCGGCATGGTGCCGAGCTGGCGCTGGATGCTGGCTTCGACGCGGGCGATATAGCCAGCGTCCGGGCACAGCAGGATCGACTGCGCCAGCTCGTCGTGCTCGGCCTGCGAGAACAGGTCCATCGCCACCCAGTCGGGGTCGGTGGTGCCGTCGCAGATCACCAGGATCTCGGACGGGCCGGCAATCATGTCGATACCGACGGTGCCGAACACGCGCCGCTTGGCCGCGGCCACATAGGCGTTGCCGGGGCCGACGATCTTGTCGACCTGCGGCAGCGTCGCCGTGCCGTAGGCCAGCGCGCCAATCGCCTGGGCGCCGCCGATGGTAAACACGCGGTCTACGCCGGCGATCTGCGCGGCGGCCAGCACCAGCTCATTGCGCACGCCACCCGGCGTGGGCACGACCATGATGATTTCCTTCACGCCCGCCACGCGCGCCGGGATCGCGTTCATCAGCACCGACGACGGATACGCGGCCTTGCCGCCCGGCACGTAGATGCCGACGCGGTCCAGCGGCGTCACCTTCTGGCCGAGCATGGTGCCGTCGGCCTCGGTGTATTCCCAGCTGTGGCTGCCGCATTCGATCTTCTGCTTCTCGTGGTAGGCGCGCACGCGCGCGGCGGCGGCCTCCAGCGCGGCGCGGCGCTTGGGCTCGAGGTCTTCGAGCGCGGCTTCCAGCTGCTGCTGCGACACCTCCAGCGCGCCCATCGACGACGCTTCCACGCGGTCGAAGCGCTTGGTGTATTCCAGCACCGCGGCATCCCCGCGCGCCTTCACGTCGGCCAGGATCTGCGCCGCGGCGCGATCGATGGCCTCGTCCTCGCCAGCCTCGAAGGCCAGCACCTGGCCCAGCGCCTCGGCAAAGCCAGGCTTGCTGGAATCGAGCCGGCGGATCGGCAGGTTTTCCATTTCGGTTGCGTTCATGACTACTTTCCTCTCAGTCGGCGCGGGCCTGGTGTGGCCTTACGCCAGCGCCGCCGAAGCTCGTTCGAATGCGTCGAGAATCGGCGCAAGCCGCTCGCGCTTGAGTTTGAGCGCGGCCTGGTTCACCACCAGCCGCGACGAGATCTGCACGATCTCTTCGACTTCGACCAGGTTGTTGGCGCGCAGCGTGCTGCCAGTGCTGACCAGGTCGACGATGGCATCGGACAGGCCCACCAGCGGACCCAGCTCCATCGAACCGTACAGCTTGATCAGGTCGACGTGAACGCCCTTTTTCGCAAAATGCTCGCGCGCCGTCTGCACGTACTTGGTAGCCACGGCCAGGCGCGCGCCCTGGCGCACCGCGTTGGCGTAGTCAAACCCGGCCGGCACCGCCACCGACATGCGGCAGCGCGCGATGTTCAGGTCGATCGGCGCGTACAGGCCGGCCATGCCGCTTTCCATCAGCACGTCCTTGCCGGCCACGCCGAAGTCGGCGGCGCCATATTGGACGTAGGTCGGCACGTCCGAGGCGCGCACGATCACCACGCGCACGGCCGGGTCGGAGGTCGGCAGGATCAGCTTGCGCGAGGTCTCGGGGTCCTCGGTGACGCGGATGCCGGCGGCTTCCAGGAGCGGCAGCGTCTCGGTGAAGATGCGGCCCTTGGACAGCGCCAGCGTCAGCTGGTTGGGCGATGCGTTGAAAGTGGGGCTCATCGGACTTCCTCAGGCAATGCGGCGGATCTTCGCGCCCACTGCCGACAGCTTGTCTTCCATGCGGTCGTAGCCGCGGTCCAGGTGATAGATGCGGTCGATCACGGTCTCGCCATCGGCCACCAGGCCGGCGATCACCAGGCTGGCCGAGGCGCGCAGGTCGGTCGCCATCACGTTGGCGCCCGACAGGCGCGGCACGCCGTTGACCACCGCGGTATTGCCTTCGACCGCGATGTCCGCGCCCAGGCGGTTCAGTTCCTGCACGTGCATGAAGCGGTTTTCGAAGATGGTCTCGGTCACGCGCGCGGTGCCTTCGGCCACGGCATTGAGTGCCATGAACTGGGCCTGCATGTCGGTCGGGAAGGCCGGGTACTCCGAGGTGCGGAAGCTCACGGCCTTCGCGCGCTGCGGCATCGCCAGGCGGATCCAATCGGCGCCGGTCTCGAGCTTTGCGCCGGCTTCGCGCAGCTTGTCGAGCACGGTGTCGAGGATGTCCGGCTGCACGCCGCGCAGCACCAGGTCGCCCAGCGTCGCGGCGGCGGCGCACAGGAAGGTGCCGGCCTCAATACGGTCGGCGATCACGCTGTGGCTGGCGCCATGCAGGCGCTCCACGCCCTGCACCACCAGGCGGTCGGTGCCGATGCCTTCGATCTTCGCGCCCATCTTGACCAGCAGGTGGGCCAGGTCGGTCACCTCGGGCTCGCGCGCGGCATTTTCCAGCACGGTCTCGCCTTCGGCCAGCGTGGCAGCCATCAGCAGGTTCTCGGTGCCGGTCACGGTGATCATGTCGGTGACCACGCGCGCGCCCTTCAGGCGCTTGGCGCGGGCATGGATAAAGCCGTGTTCGATGCTGATCTCGGCGCCCATCGCCTGCAGGCCCTTGATGTGCTGGTCGACCGGGCGCGCGCCGATGCCGCAGCCGCCGGGCAGCGACACGCGGGCCTCGCCGAAGCGGGCCACCAGCGGGCCCAGCACCAGGATCGAGGCGCGCATGGTCTTGACCAGCTCATACGGGGCCTCGAGCACGTTGACGTCGGCGCCGTTCAGGGTCACGCGGGCGCCATCCAACTCGGCCTGCATGCCCATCTGGCGCAGCAGCTTGAGGGTGGTGCGCACGTCCTGCAGGTTCGGCACGTTGTCCAGCGAGACGGTATCCGCCGTCAGCAGGCCCGCGCACAGGATCGGCAGGGCGGCGTTCTTGGCGCCCGACACGCGGATTTCGCCCTTCAGCGGGCCATTGCCGTGGATCTGGAATTTGTCCATGTTCTGTCGTCTGGAGCCGGGCACGCGCCCGGCGTCATGGTTCTGGGGCCGCGCGGGTGGCGCGGCGCATATTGGCGGGGCTTACTTGCCTTCGCCCGCCTGCCACTCGGCAGGCGTCAGCGTCTTCATCGACAGCGCGTGGATCTCGGCACGCATGCGGTCGCCCAGCGCGGCATAGACGCGCTGGTGGCGCTGGATCAGCCGCTTGCCTTCAAATTCGGCGCTGACGATGGTGGCAAAGAAGTGCTGGCCATCGCCCTCGACTTGCAGATGTTCGCAGGGCAGTCCTTGGGCAATGTAATCCCTGACTTGTTCCGGTGTAGGCAGCATGGGGTTCTCTTCAGCGTGATTCAGTATGGCCGGCCACAGTTCAGTGGCGCAGCTTGTATCCGGACTTCAGCAAGCGCAGCGCCAGCGCGGCCAGCACCACGAACGCCGATCCGACCACTGCCAGGCTGAACAGCGGCGACACGTCCGAGACGCCGAAGAAGCCATAGCGGAAGCCGTCGATCATGTAGAAGAACGGATTGGCATGGGACACCGCCTGCCAGAAGGCGGGCAGCGAATGGATCGAATAGAACACACCGGACAGGAAGGTCGCCGGCATGATCAGGAAGTTCTGG harbors:
- the hisH gene encoding imidazole glycerol phosphate synthase subunit HisH — its product is MTTIAIVDYGMGNLRSVAQALRAAAPEADVRVVNAPEGIRSADRVVLPGQGAMPDCMSALGASGLQEAVVQAAASKPMLGVCVGEQMLFQFSTESRAGVDRTPALGLMPGQVVRFALDGMTQPDGSRYKVPQMGWNRVRQARPHPLWDGIPDDSWFYFVHSYYVQAQDPAHVAGETEYGVVFTSAVARDNIFATQFHPEKSAALGLQLYRNFVHWNP
- a CDS encoding YchE family NAAT transporter — encoded protein: MDTLKSFISLLALINPIGAIPFFISLTSLQTEAEKLRTIKIASVSVAIVVAVSALLGQQIIEFFNISVASLQVGGGLIMIMMAMNMLNAQTSRTKATPEEEDEAEVKSSIAVVPLALPLLTGPGSISTVIVYAGKTQHWYQLLILVGLGVVIGAVVYLVFRAADPIARVIGRTGINIGTRLMGLILSALAVEFIVDGLKTLLPVLKS
- the hisB gene encoding imidazoleglycerol-phosphate dehydratase HisB, yielding MRVAEVTRNTSETQIRVSLNLDGSGRQKLASGVPFLDHMLDQIARHGMFDLEVEATGDTHIDDHHTVEDVGITLGQAVAKAIGDKKGITRYGHSYVPLDECLSRVVIDFSGRPGLEFHVPFTRARVGSFDVDLTIEFFRGFVNHAGVTLHIDNLRGINAHHQCETVFKAFGRALRMAVELDPRAANTIPSTKGTL
- the hisC gene encoding histidinol-phosphate transaminase, which encodes MSAVEPSLIERIIRDDVRAMGAYHVPDSHGLVKLDAMENPYRLPPDLRRELAERLGEVALNRYPVPSSEALRAKLKTVMQVPAGMDVLLGNGSDEIISMLALAAAKPGAKVMAPVPGFVMYAMSAQFAGLQFVGVPLRADFTLDRAAMLAAMAEHQPAIIYLAYPNNPTGNLFDAADMEAIVRAAQGEVCNSLVVVDEAYQPFAQHSWMPRLTEFGNLLVMRTVSKLGLAGIRLGYLAGAPEWLSQLDKVRPPYNVNVLTEATALFALEHVSVLDEQAAQLRAERTRVADGMAAHAGVTVFPSAANFLLARVPDAAQTFDRLLARKVLIKNVSKMHPLLANCLRVTVSTPEENAQFLEAFAASLQD
- the hisD gene encoding histidinol dehydrogenase → MNATEMENLPIRRLDSSKPGFAEALGQVLAFEAGEDEAIDRAAAQILADVKARGDAAVLEYTKRFDRVEASSMGALEVSQQQLEAALEDLEPKRRAALEAAAARVRAYHEKQKIECGSHSWEYTEADGTMLGQKVTPLDRVGIYVPGGKAAYPSSVLMNAIPARVAGVKEIIMVVPTPGGVRNELVLAAAQIAGVDRVFTIGGAQAIGALAYGTATLPQVDKIVGPGNAYVAAAKRRVFGTVGIDMIAGPSEILVICDGTTDPDWVAMDLFSQAEHDELAQSILLCPDAGYIARVEASIQRQLGTMPRREVIAASISGRGALIKVRDMEEACEIANAIAPEHLEISAENPRQWSEKIRHAGAIFLGPYTSESLGDYCAGPNHVLPTSRTARFSSPLGVYDFQKRSSLIEVSEGGAQMLGQIAAELAYGEGLQAHARSAEYRFNKRS
- the hisG gene encoding ATP phosphoribosyltransferase, with amino-acid sequence MSPTFNASPNQLTLALSKGRIFTETLPLLEAAGIRVTEDPETSRKLILPTSDPAVRVVIVRASDVPTYVQYGAADFGVAGKDVLMESGMAGLYAPIDLNIARCRMSVAVPAGFDYANAVRQGARLAVATKYVQTAREHFAKKGVHVDLIKLYGSMELGPLVGLSDAIVDLVSTGSTLRANNLVEVEEIVQISSRLVVNQAALKLKRERLAPILDAFERASAALA
- the murA gene encoding UDP-N-acetylglucosamine 1-carboxyvinyltransferase, whose translation is MDKFQIHGNGPLKGEIRVSGAKNAALPILCAGLLTADTVSLDNVPNLQDVRTTLKLLRQMGMQAELDGARVTLNGADVNVLEAPYELVKTMRASILVLGPLVARFGEARVSLPGGCGIGARPVDQHIKGLQAMGAEISIEHGFIHARAKRLKGARVVTDMITVTGTENLLMAATLAEGETVLENAAREPEVTDLAHLLVKMGAKIEGIGTDRLVVQGVERLHGASHSVIADRIEAGTFLCAAAATLGDLVLRGVQPDILDTVLDKLREAGAKLETGADWIRLAMPQRAKAVSFRTSEYPAFPTDMQAQFMALNAVAEGTARVTETIFENRFMHVQELNRLGADIAVEGNTAVVNGVPRLSGANVMATDLRASASLVIAGLVADGETVIDRIYHLDRGYDRMEDKLSAVGAKIRRIA
- a CDS encoding BolA family protein; the encoded protein is MLPTPEQVRDYIAQGLPCEHLQVEGDGQHFFATIVSAEFEGKRLIQRHQRVYAALGDRMRAEIHALSMKTLTPAEWQAGEGK